The following is a genomic window from Colletotrichum lupini chromosome 5, complete sequence.
GAAGAGGATGTTTGTGCGCTCGTGTTTGTTCTGTGCTTTGATCCAGAGGTTGCGAACATGGACCTCTAGTTCGTCAGGAGTCGAGTGTCCGCACTCCGTAACTACCGAGTGGTTACGTGAGACTGGCTGGTCAACTTCGTCGCTAGACGAGAGATGTAACGCAGAGTTGGGTGAGCACGTGGTGAGGTTGTTCAGGGTGAGGGCAAGGTTTGTGAGAAGGACAACATGAAACTTACCTCGCGCTTCCAATTTTGGCAAGGTCTGGCGCAGCGGAAGACGAGCTGAGTAGGACAAGTTTGAACTTTGTTTGATAATACAGGCTGTCTTTATTGGACTGGATGTGGCGTATCAAGTTGACCCTGGTGAACGATGGACAGTGAGGATGAGGAGAATCCGTCGCTCGGTAAAGTGAGAACGAGGTGAGTTGGAGCTTGGACGGGGTGAAGAGTCGAGACTCGCGTCAAGAGAGTCTCGCCAACAGATGACTACTTACCAGGAGTAGGGGCCTTGGCTAAAGAGTGACTTGTCGGGGCATCGTTGTGATACCTGGCCCGAGCGGCGAGGGGAACTTGTTTGTCCCCGCCCTCCACTTTTGACGATTCTTGGTCGATGGCTTTACATAGGTAGTCTTGACACTTGAGTGTTGAGTCTAGACATGGTGATAAGCAACTGCCCTCGTGGTCCGCGCCCGTCCTCTCAAGGTCTGTGCCGAATGTGAGGCAGACTGACAGAATCCTGATCGTATGGGCTTCGAACTCTTTCATCAATTCCGTCGTTTGTGTACATGTTTCTCTTGTCTCCTGCTCTCAAATGTGAGTTGATACCCATGGAAGAACTTCCACCCACATGAGCTTGAAAGCTTGGGGTGAGTATCAAAAAGGGGTTTGGGCCTTCTTTGCTTTTGGTTCTTGGGAAGGGAATGTAGGTATCGAATCATGGACAGGAAAGCATCCGTCATTGGCGGATGTGGGATGTGGGAGGAGCAGCGGGTGACTGAATCTGCAGGTGCAGGGCAAGCCGCAAATGCAAGGGATGCAGTTTTAAGCGGGTGCGTATCAAGCGCAAGTGCAACTCTTCCAAGTTCCATGggctaggtaggtaggtatggCATCGTGAGGTACAAGGTTTCCAAATGTCCGCAACGAGAGAACCGGACTCGAAAGTCCAATTGACCAGTTGATACCATCTCAGATCGAGTTCCACTTTCCAGGTGTGCGCTCTGTGACTATCGGCCAGTGTGAAGGTAGTGGGCAAAGGGAAGTCGTGATGGCTCTCAGAGTCCCAGCCCACGTCGAGAATGTCATGGCCTCCAACAAGAGCCAGGAGACAGAGCTGAGTGATTTGGTTGGATTGGTGCAAACGCGCTACGCCGATTCGAGGTAGACGTCCCACACGCACCTTTCCTTGTCTCCTGCCACACGCGCTTCTCCAACCCAGTCAAACCCAGCCCATCACGCTCAGAGCACCTCAATCCAGCCAGCCCAGTCCCGTCCTTTCCTTTCTCGTCAAGTTCAGGAAGGGGTTTGCTTGGTTGTGGTGTACATGGAGGTTCCCCCTCTCAACGCTACCTAACCTTCCCATGAGGGGAAGGGGTTAGAAAAGCAGTCACTGACTGTTGGTGTCAAGTCCTcggaaagaaaaagaagaaggagaagaagaaagtGCCAGGTACCGAGGGCAGTTGGAGAGCAGTCGAAGTAGCAGGAAGAGGCCGTGGGCGAGAAGCAGGGAAAGAGGCGGAGAAGGCGGAGGAAGTAGGTAGACTTCACCAAACAAGGTGTGATGGATGTGGCCATCCTCTTTTGGATGTCTTGTTTCCTTGTCATGTACCCCCTTCCTTCTAAGGTAGCCTCCCGGTCTTGTGTAGATGCCATTTCTCACGCACTGGCACCAAAAGAACCTTGTTCCGACTCGCCCTCATTCTGTGTGGTGTTTTGAAAAATTTTCGCCAGCGTCAAGTCCGATGATCTTGTGAGCCAAAGTCTACCTTCAGGTAAGGCAGGTCGTCAACTGAGGTGCCACCTGCCTTGCTTAAGGACATTCCATTCGATTCTATCTTatgtaggtaccttacctaaggGAAGGTAAGGTGTTGAAGGGTGATGGAAGGTACCATCATGGGGAGGAAGGAAGTAATACCGTatctgtatccgtacctacCTAACTTAGTATCTGTACCTTACCAAGTAGAACCTAAGCGGTTGCAAGAGAAATATAATTCGGAAGCACGTTTCCTCGCCTCCGTCCTCCGTTTcccaccttaccttacctcactTCCAAGTTCCAGGTCCATCCAACCTATTCGTTCCAGTCCCAGTCCCACCTCAGTCAGGTCCCAGTCCCCGGTTCCATTCAACCTGAACCCATCCCCGCTAATACTCCTCCTACtcctactccgtaccttaccGCGAGTGCCTTACCTCACTCCATTCTCACCTGGCCACTTGCGCTTACCTCTTCCTCCCAACTACTagacccctcctcctccttcacaAATTATTATTTCCCCCCTTCCCGCATAGTCAACCGCATTTTCTCTTCGAAACAAACTCGACGTCCCCGATTTTCTCAAAGGCAATTTTTCGCGAAAAGGTGAGTTTCGCCCTCGACCCTTCGTTCCTGCATTTTGCGTCTTGTCCGCACAATTCCCATTCGCTCTCGCCCGCCTACCGGTACTTTAccataccttaccttacctttacCCCTCTGTCCTTCTACCCGGCCCTCCCCCCTCGTCCTCTGCTCCCTGCTGCCATGTGGTGGTGCCGTGACGTTTCTTCGCCTTGCCGTCGCATCAAGTGCATGCGACGACGCACCCGAAAGCCCAGCCCATCACGGTAGCGAGTAAGAGGAACAAGTagcaagcagcagcagcgacgGCGGCCGCCGTTTCTCTAGTCTATCCGCACCGTCAGCATCAATATTTGCATCAGTATCAGCACCAGTATCAGCGTCGGCATCGGCATCAGCATTCGGCCCACACTTCTCGACTTGCATCGCATCGCATCGCAACACAACACAATTAATTCGGCGAGCGCAAACTACAACATTCGGCTTCCTATCTACTTCGATTCAGATATGGAATCCAGATCGTCATTGCTCTGTAGTCGGACTCGTTTGCGCAACGCGACCGGCTTCGATGATGCGCCAACCCCGCCTATTGTTGGCCTGGTCGCAATTCCGCACATATGCGCCGAGTTTCGCGCGTCGCAGTCGTGTGCCCTACCGCGAACACAATGCAGCGATCCAATTTAGCCCACCATTCCCAAATCCAACCGCAGCCGCGTCGGCCTGCCGCATGCCACATCGACTCGGTAATCGATTCTCGGCTCTCCGTCAGTGTTGAATCCGGAGTCGCACAATTGCGCCGTCTCGCTTGCTATCATCCCCGCTACCCCGGCCCCGCGCTTGCGCTCGAGTCGATGCGCTGCTCTCCCAGAAAGCCCTCGGTGGATCGGCTTGGATAATCCCTCAACTCAACTTCAGCTACTCGCCACCACGCTAATAGATGGATCCGATACTTGGCGGCTCCTGAAATATCTTTCTGCCGAGGAGAAGATCATCAAAAATTGCAATATGCGCACAAAGTTCCGCGCCGGTGCTGAGCTGGAGCACGGCGCTTGCACCTCCGCCTTGGACGCGTCTGATCCTCCCAAATTGGACAGGCGATAATTCGGACTACACTGCGATCTGAAAGCTGctgcttgctgctgctgcttgcgatgttattttttttttggatTGCGACTTGGAGCATTGGAGCTTCTGCTGTGCTGCGTCAGAGAGGCTCCGATGAACATTGCGAAGCACTGACCTATAGACTGTTGCTAACACTAAGTCTCAGTCACACAATATCAAAAATGTCTTCCCTCTCTCGTCGTGCCTGCTATAAGTGTGGCAATGTTGGCCACTATGCCGAGGTTTGCTCTTCCGCCGAGCGCCTCTGCTACAACTGTGAGTCACTTACTCCTCAATTTTTTGCTAGGCATATCATTAACGCCAGGTTGTAGGCAAGCAACCCGGCCACGAGTCCAACGGTTGCCCTTTGCCCCGCACCACCGAGGCTAAGCAGTGCTATCACTGCCAGGGACTCGGCCATGTTCAGGCTGACTGCCCAACCCTGCGTCTGAGCGGCGCTGGCACCAGTGGCCGCTGCTACAACTGCGGACAGCCCGGTCATCTTGCAGTAAGAAACTCCAGCTTTTAGAGACCAATGCCCAGGTTATTAATGTTTGAGCAGCGCGCGTGCCCCAACCCCGCCGGCGTCAACATGGGCCGAGGTGGCCCCCCGGTTCCCCGTGGCGGATACGGTGGCTACGGCCGTGGTGCCTTCACCGGTGGTCCTCGTCCTGCTACCTGCTACAAGTGCGGTGGTCCCAACCACTTTGCGAGAGACTGCCAGGCTCAGGCCATGAAGTGCTATGCTTGCGGCAAGCTTGGCCACATCTCTCGTGACTGCACCGCTCCCAACGGTGGTCCCCTCAACACTGCTGGCAAGACTTGCTACCAGTGCGGCGAGGCCGGTCACATCTCCCGCGATTGCCCCCAGAAGAACACCAACGGCGAAATCCCCAACGACGTTGATCTGTCGGCTGCCCCTGGCATCCCTCAGCCCGCTGTTGCGCCCATTGCCCCCGTTGCTTAGACGGCGATCTCCGGACATGTTCTCTTGAGGACGTTGCGACTTCTTGGGCTAGGCCTGAGGATAGAGGCAGGCTTGCCTTGATGCAGCTTCCCTCAAAAAAACCTTTGTGGCATTCCTTCAGCGATGTCGCTTTCATTTATCTGCAATACGACCAATCATTACGCCTTTTGAACATCACCGCAACTACAACTTCCACCTTTCATTCTGGTTATTATTTCAATCTATGCATAAAATGGGCATGCCGCCAAATGGCATACTTTGCTTTTACATGGCGTCTACACGGATTCCCCTTCATCAACACGATTCATTTTCTGGAACAAAACGGGAAAGGCTTCCTTTCTTCATAGCAAACGACTCTCACGACGGATGGTCTCAAGCACGTTTGAATGCATCTTATCCAGCGCAGTTGGAAACAAAAGTTCACGACCCATATAGCCATCTTATGGAGGATCTTGGCTTGACAATGCTGCTTCTGGTTCAATATTCCAACAACGAGGCGACTCTGTTTCCGGTGCCTGTTCCTTAACTCGCAACTGGACTCAGGCATACGGCAGCAAGGGGAGCATTCTACAGAACGACGGTTCCAGGGTCGTTCGCGGCCCAGAATCTTCACTACCCCTGTGCTCGGCAGTGGGCATAAGTGGACAGCTGAAGCTGGCCATGGGCTGCACTGCTGACCCAGCATACCGGGGTCGGGAAGATCCGTAGGATGGAAGATGGGGCTCGGGGAAGGGGATGAGAGATATCCAAGTATCTtatgaagaagaagagttTTGGGGCGGTGGAAGTGGTTGTTGAGTAGAAGATCCCTTTGAAGGGAGGAATGGTGAGCACCCCGGCAAAGCTGTTGTGGCGTGACGcacaaaaaaaagaagctgtTGTTGTCTGAGTTGTCCGAGTCTCTTCTGGGGTAGGGCGTGCCGCAGTTGTGATGGGTGATCTGAACCGGGTGATGCTATACAGGGGATTCTGTAGGACAGTGGGCATTGGGCTGCCTACAGGAACGACTTTGAGGCTCCAGGACTACAGGAACAGGATACGCCAGCTCTGCTAcgactaacgacgaatgatTTTATTGCGGAGTTTACAAATACTCGGCTTTCAGTAGATACAGCAGAATCGTAGAACGACTCTGGGGATACTCCAAGGCCAAGGATTAGGCCTGGCATAGACGGCACCTGTATGAGAAGATGCGGAGCTGTGGTCCAGCTGAAGAACACCAGGCAAGTCAGCGTTTCGCAGAGCACCTAATCACATGCAGTCAGGCTTGACCATGTGATGGATGAGGTGATGATACACCGTAATGCGACTGCGTGGGCTTTCAGGAGCTTCAAATCCCGTAGTAGAGACATGAGGTCGTGAGTAGGCACCAGTGCACACGGAGTTGAGTGGGTACGAACGGCACGCCGAAAGCTATGACCATCGGTCCCGGAATCCTTTCGAGGAAAGTGTAACCGGACGTCGGTGTTCGTCTCGTCTTCTTCGTCATGCCGGTAGAGTCGGCAGGCTATTCTACGCGTAGACGTGCGTATTCCACCATCCACGTGTCTGACTGAGTGAGGCTACCGGATCACCTGTACCGCAACAGGCTACGCTTAATTGTGCACACTGCGGATGCCGGTGTCGAACGTCGGCCAGCCTTAATGTCATCAATAAGTACGATGCTGAATACCAGGGCACGGCCGTGGTGTCCAAGCGGGGTAGAATAACGGCTAGCCCCCAGCCTGCCTCCCAAGCGCTGACTTTTGCAATGCAGCCAACGTATGAGAGGGGTGGACTTGCATGCTGCAGTCTGCATTACCACGCCATCTCAAGTAAGAAAACTGCCGTCATGCTCGAGTTGCAGCCTGATAGGTATCCACGTCTACCTATCTTGGCCTGTCCATCTTCCATCCGCCTCATTCTGCCTGGGGGACTATGTCACGAGGGTCGCACACAAACATGTTGTAAGACTATAGATGCTTTCCGTACGGCTGGGTCATCCGATGGTCAACATCGCCCAACTCAGAACTTCTCCCAACGTCGATGCAGCAGGCTGCAGAGCCTCATTCCACAAGCTAAACGTCGGGAACAGCCTAAGCTGGATAAATAAGTCACCGCTCGCGGCATGGGCCTGCTGCTGAAAGTTAGCCACCGTATGCTGTTCCTCTCCGCCACCCTCGGCCTGACCTTGACCCACGTAGACGGTCTTCGTGGGTTCCTTCTCTCCTACCTCAACCCCATTGGAGCTGGGCAGGTAAACTTGCTCACGTTCGAATCTTCCGGGAGTTGAAGCCGCACTTTACAGGAAAGCATAAGCCGAGCACCTCAGCTGAGACTGCTACCTCTGACCAGCTGAACAAGTGTCGGCAAGCGCAAAAACATTGCAATCATCTACTTTGACCAAGGCAACTGCCAAAGAGATCGACCCCGAAGACGTAATGGCATCCACTGTATTATCGAGCTCCAGCTCGAGCTCCGACGAGGTTGTACCGTCGTCTGTGATCCCCCACCCGCGCCGCCGAGCATACTTAGCCACCATGCCTGTAACCGTCACGAAACCCCGAAAGACGAAGCAACAGCCTCCTCAGGAGATCATTGACGAATTCTGGACAAAGTTTACGACCAAGACTCCAGGAAAAGGTCGGTCGCATCCTTGATACGGAGAATCGCCTTGGACATCAACGTGAGACTGACTTGATTGTGTTTGATGCCAATAGCTACCACCGTCATTCCTCAGAATGCATACGCTGAGAGGGTCGCGAAGCGTTCTTCCAAAGCCACTGGGATCTTCACTCAGACGTCGTACGATGAGGCTGCGACTGTCTGCAAAGCCAAGGTCGACAAGATTGTTCACGAGTGTCGCCGAGTCAATCAACGTTACAGAGATCCTCACTATGATATCGAGTTTGATCTCAAGTTTGGGCGCAGAGACTGCCTCGAAACCTTATGGAATACCAAGGACGCGAAACCTCCGCAGTCCGCTTTCCAGCCCAAAGCCGTCAAGCGAGTGGTCGATATCTTCGACAACCCGCAATTCTACATTGACGGGCCTACGGCGGACGATGTGCGCCAAGGTCGAGATGGAGACTGTTGGCTCATGGCTGCGCTGTGCAATCTGAGTAACAAGCCTGGCCTGATCGAGAAAGTCTGCGTTGCACATAATCTTGAAGTCGGCGTGTATGGTTTTGTCTTCCATCGCGATGGAGAGTGGTTCAGCGAGATCATCGATGACAAGGTATGCTCCATTGCCCCTCTGACAGTCTAGTTGGGGAAACCTTGGACGAGAAGTCCGAGAAGACCCCACAAAGTCTTGAGGCCCTTTCTAACCGGCTACATAGCTGTACCTTACCAAGCCCGACTATGACGAGCCCTACTTGGAGCGAATTCTCTGGGAAGATCGCGAGCGCATCAATTCAGAAGAAGCCTATAGGCGTATTTATCAGTCAAACAGTGGCGCGCTTTACTTTGCTCAGTGTGAGAATCCCAACGAGACATGGCTGCCGCTTCTCGAAAAGGCGTACGCAAAGGCGCACGGAGACTATGCCTCCATCGAAGGTGGTTTCACGGGCGAGGCCATCGAGGACCTTACGGGTGGCGTAACCTCAGAGGTCTACACAACAGACATCCTTGACAAGGAGTACTTCTGGAAAGAGAAACTCCTAAAGGTCAACGAAGACTGGCTTCTGGGGTGCTCCACTGGGTTTGCATCAAGGGGTCTAGGGGAACGTAAAGGCATTATCGAGATGCACGCCTACAGCGTCATGAAGGCTGTCGAAATGGATGGCCAAAGGCTGGTTCTACTGAAGAATCCCTGGGGAAAGGGTGAATGGAAAGGAGCTTGGAGTGAGTTCCGTCTTCGAGATATAATGTCTTACCGTTCTCGCGCTGACCATTAGCAGGCGATGGCTCCAAAGAATGGACCCCTGAGTGGTTGCAGAAACTCAAACATACGTTTGGCGACGACGGCGCCTTCTGGATTTCGTACCACGATCTCCTCAAAAAATACAACATATTTGATGTTACCCGGTTATTCGGTCCCGAGTGGAAGGTTACATCCATTTGGACAACACTATCAGTGCCATGGACCCTGGACTACCACGAAACGTATTTCGCGTTTACAATCTCCAAGTCGGGCCCGGTTGTGATCGTACTAGCGCAACTAGACGATCGATACTTCCGTGGTTTGGAAGGTCAATACCGGTTTGATTTGCAATTCCGTCTGCACAAAGCCGGCCAAGAGGACTATGTCGTTCGGAGTCAAGCATCCTACCGCATGAACCGATCTGTGAATGTTGAACTCGACCTTCAAGCTGGTAGCTACGAGGTTCTTGTCAAATTAGATGCGGTGCGGAACGATGGCGTACTTCCCATCGACCAAGTGATTCGCAGCAATGCCAAAAACCGCCGAGAGAAGCTGATCCGGATAGGGTTGGCCTATGACCTTGCTCATAGCAAGGGAAAACTTGTCGAGTCGGCCGCGGAAAAGGCGGCTAAAGAGGCACATGAGAGGAGACATCGGGAAAAGCGACGTGCCGAGATCAAGCGCAAGATCCTCGAAGAGAGAGAACAGGAGCATTACCTCAGGATCAAAGCCAAGAGAAAGGCTCAGAAACAGCAGGCGAAACGCATCGCACAACACCAGGCAGCGAAAGAGAAGCTACGTGCACATATAAGGCTAGCTAATCCCCTTCCGCCGAAGCAATCTGAGCCGATTCCAAACCCACCAAGCCCTGTGGCCAAAGTCACAATCCAGGAAGCCGAACATGAAACTCTTGAGATTGCAACCAAAAACTTGTCTTTGTCAAACGATTCGCGAGGAGCGGGCAGCCAAACCAATTCAGGTACCATGGCAGGTGAGGACGTGCCGATTTCCCCCCGCCACAAAGACAGAGCGATACCTCAAGTCTTTAAGTCGGCTGAAATGCTGGAACAAATCACCGAGAGAAGCCCGGGATCTTTGACACCTCCGAAACCTACAAACAAGCGTTCCAGAGGCGATAGGCGCGAGGTAGTCAAAGTCAGAAGTGAGGTGCAGGAGGCTACCCTTCAAGATGTCGAAGAGGTGATGAGTGAAGAAGCATCCCCATCGGAGTATTCCGCACCTTACCCATGCGAGTCAGACGACGATGGCATTGCAAGTGTATCATCCATGTCGGAACTTTCTGAGCGGGAACTGGAGCTTGAAATTGACGCTGTTGAAAAGCGGGAGCCCAGTACAGACCGTCTGCCCCCGCAGCCACCCCCTGGTGCGCCTGCCGAGGAACAAGACGAGTTTGAGAGAGATCCATGGAATGCTGTGGCTGTAGTGGGACTTCGGGTGTACTCCAAGGTAACGAATGAAGATCAAGAAGAGGTTATTAGCAACCTTCGGGTTGTGCGGCCAAGCTTATATCCCCAAGAGGAGGCAGTTCCAAAAACCGCAGAGCCAGGTGACAAGAAGTCAAAAGGTCTGGACGTGGATGACAGTGCCAAAGATGCCACGCTGGAAGGAGAAATCAAACAGAGAAAGAAGAGTATCCGGCCTACCAGTGAGGACCTCAGCGATGCTTCAAAGCTGTCTCGCTCTGATGCTAGCAAGAAACGAAGAGCGACTCCTGGCGTTGATTCCCTGGGGTACACGTTCGACTTTCAAGCTTGATATACGTCCCAGAATGAACGTGCCGGGATTACAGGGGAAAAAAGTAGTTTTCATAAATCCGGGGGTATCCTTTAAGCCTAGAACCTAACGCCACTATACAACTTGAACACAAAATCCTTTTGCCTGAGCTACCCTACCGTTGCTTTCCCACAGGTGCTCTTTGAAATTCAATTTGGGCCTCTTTGTGTGGCCAGTCAGAAGCTGCCGAGAAGGTCGTCAAGTTTGCGCTTCTCTCCTGTAGCTACAGGCTCTACAATCAAGGAGTTGCCCTCTTTGAACAGGTCTGCAGACTCGGTGGACTTGGGTAGAAGTCCTACACGACCACCTACACGAGCCAGCAGGGCACGCATCTTTTCCATCTCCTTTTCAATCTCGCCATCGCGGGTGACGAGATTCTCTTGCACACCCGCGCCGGCATCTCCGGTGCGGAAGGGATCAAGTAGTGCCTTCATGCGCCGTAGCCGTTCAACACGAGCTCTGGTGTGCTGCCTCTTCTCGGCGAGTTCTTTCAAGCGGCCAGCGACTTCAGCGTACCTTTTGGCTTCCATAGGAAAGCTAGTTGCATCACGCCCGGCTGGCCATGCCAAGGGAAGCGACCTTACGGCAGTCTCTTCGGCTTTGGTGGTTTTTCCCATTAGTCTTTGGCGCTACACGGAGCGGAATACACAGAACATACACAGGTCCAAAGAAAGGGATAGACCCTCGGAGGAGTCACTTCGCGCGGCCGACAGTTGAGATAGGTACAACGCGTCAATCTGCTCGGCGACGTGACGGCTCGCTTGGTGAGAGTAGGCGCGTCGCGAGTGCTGCAGCAAGGTCGTGTTGAGGCGGGCGGCGACGTGCTCGACGACGGGGTCCGGGATGGAGGACTCGGCGGCCTCGTTGGCGGCGAGCCATGCACGAGAGGGTTGCAGGGGTCGGGAGAGCAGACGAGCCTGGGTAGCGAGGAAAGATTGTTTTTGGGCGATGACGGTGGGTGGAAGGGGGGCTTGGGCCATCTTGAGAGGCAAGCAGGGGAGAGATGGAAAGAAAAACAATAAACTCGGCGAAAGAAAGAGATTGACAGGTTGACAGCTTGTCTTGAATTGTGTGAGTGTTGCGTGGAATGCGTGTTTGGCAGGAGCTTACTTGGATGCTTGGATCTCAGgtgagatgagatgagacGTGAGCCGATTGAGGACGGAGGCGCGGCCGGGGCGCGGGTGCGGATGCGGCAGGACGGCAACGCGTGAGTCGAGAGTTGGCGGAGGGAGTGGATACCGAATGACCCACCTCACCTTCCATATTAGCGAACCAGGATGGAAGGTGAGGTGGTGGACACTCGAATGGGTACGTACCTTAGCACCTTCCAACCTCTGTGCCTCTCTCCGGCGTCTAT
Proteins encoded in this region:
- a CDS encoding zinc knuckle, producing the protein MGRKEFQVHPTYSFQSQSHLSQVPVPGSIQPEPIPANTPPTPTPQPHFLFETNSTSPIFSKAIFREKVSFALDPSFLHFASCPHNSHSLSPAYRYFTIPYLTFTPLSFYPALPPRPLLPAAMWWCRDVSSPCRRIKCMRRRTRKPSPSRINICISISTSISVGIGISIRPTLLDLHRIASQHNTINSASANYNIRLPIYFDSDMESRSSLLCSRTRLRNATGFDDAPTPPIVGLRSNLAHHSQIQPQPRRPAACHIDSVIDSRLSVSVESGVAQLRRLACYHPRYPGPALALESMRCSPRKPSLLATTLIDGSDTWRLLKYLSAEEKIIKNCNMRTKFRAGAELEHGACTSALDAHTISKMSSLSRRACYKCGNVGHYAEVCSSAERLCYNCKQPGHESNGCPLPRTTEAKQCYHCQGLGHVQADCPTLRLSGAGTSGRCYNCGQPGHLARACPNPAGVNMGRGGPPVPRGGYGGYGRGAFTGGPRPATCYKCGGPNHFARDCQAQAMKCYACGKLGHISRDCTAPNGGPLNTAGKTCYQCGEAGHISRDCPQKNTNGEIPNDVDLSAAPGIPQPAVAPIAPRQACLDAASLKKTFVAFLQRCRFHLSAIRPIITPFEHHRNYNFHLSFWLLFQSMHKMGMPPNGILCFYMASTRIPLHQHDSFSGTKRERLPFFIANDSHDGWSQARLNASYPAQLETKVHDPYSHLMEDLGLTMLLLVQYSNNEATLFPVPVP
- a CDS encoding calpain family cysteine protease; translated protein: MGLLLKVSHRMLFLSATLGLTLTHVDGLRGFLLSYLNPIGAGQVNLLTFESSGTEQVSASAKTLQSSTLTKATAKEIDPEDVMASTVLSSSSSSSDEVVPSSVIPHPRRRAYLATMPVTVTKPRKTKQQPPQEIIDEFWTKFTTKTPGKATTVIPQNAYAERVAKRSSKATGIFTQTSYDEAATVCKAKVDKIVHECRRVNQRYRDPHYDIEFDLKFGRRDCLETLWNTKDAKPPQSAFQPKAVKRVVDIFDNPQFYIDGPTADDVRQGRDGDCWLMAALCNLSNKPGLIEKVCVAHNLEVGVYGFVFHRDGEWFSEIIDDKLYLTKPDYDEPYLERILWEDRERINSEEAYRRIYQSNSGALYFAQCENPNETWLPLLEKAYAKAHGDYASIEGGFTGEAIEDLTGGVTSEVYTTDILDKEYFWKEKLLKVNEDWLLGCSTGFASRGLGERKGIIEMHAYSVMKAVEMDGQRLVLLKNPWGKGEWKGAWSDGSKEWTPEWLQKLKHTFGDDGAFWISYHDLLKKYNIFDVTRLFGPEWKVTSIWTTLSVPWTLDYHETYFAFTISKSGPVVIVLAQLDDRYFRGLEGQYRFDLQFRLHKAGQEDYVVRSQASYRMNRSVNVELDLQAGSYEVLVKLDAVRNDGVLPIDQVIRSNAKNRREKLIRIGLAYDLAHSKGKLVESAAEKAAKEAHERRHREKRRAEIKRKILEEREQEHYLRIKAKRKAQKQQAKRIAQHQAAKEKLRAHIRLANPLPPKQSEPIPNPPSPVAKVTIQEAEHETLEIATKNLSLSNDSRGAGSQTNSGTMAGEDVPISPRHKDRAIPQVFKSAEMLEQITERSPGSLTPPKPTNKRSRGDRREVVKVRSEVQEATLQDVEEVMSEEASPSEYSAPYPCESDDDGIASVSSMSELSERELELEIDAVEKREPSTDRLPPQPPPGAPAEEQDEFERDPWNAVAVVGLRVYSKVTNEDQEEVISNLRVVRPSLYPQEEAVPKTAEPGDKKSKGLDVDDSAKDATLEGEIKQRKKSIRPTSEDLSDASKLSRSDASKKRRATPGVDSLGYTFDFQA